The Halogeometricum rufum genome has a segment encoding these proteins:
- a CDS encoding J domain-containing protein, whose translation MDRDTLVLGLAAVFAGISMLLVVLGFAYQLFLLVVAVPFVVATYLMWDHASGRFEARIREGRTRRRARTGPNDASRGPNDFRGFGPGRRAAAGDTGGAGGRRTDRRSRRADPSTTNRPSVRDAYRTLGLDPSATASDVKDAYRRKVKEVHPDTDSGSEEAFKRVNRAYERLSD comes from the coding sequence GTGGACCGGGATACTCTGGTGTTGGGCCTCGCCGCGGTGTTCGCGGGCATCTCCATGCTGCTCGTCGTGCTCGGCTTCGCCTACCAGCTGTTCCTCCTCGTCGTCGCCGTCCCGTTCGTCGTCGCCACCTACCTGATGTGGGACCACGCCAGCGGGCGGTTCGAGGCGCGGATTCGAGAGGGGCGGACCCGACGACGGGCGCGTACGGGGCCGAACGACGCCTCGCGCGGCCCGAACGACTTCCGGGGGTTCGGTCCGGGCCGCCGGGCGGCCGCCGGCGACACCGGGGGCGCGGGCGGACGCCGAACCGACCGGCGTTCGCGCCGGGCCGACCCCTCGACGACGAACCGGCCGTCGGTGCGGGACGCGTATCGGACGCTGGGGCTGGACCCCTCCGCGACGGCGTCGGACGTGAAGGACGCCTACCGTCGCAAGGTCAAGGAGGTACACCCCGACACCGATTCCGGCAGCGAGGAGGCGTTCAAGCGGGTGAACCGCGCGTACGAACGACTCTCCGACTGA
- the pyrF gene encoding orotidine-5'-phosphate decarboxylase encodes MTRAFFDRLADRIDSVDSVVSVGLDADRSRIPDHLADKDLPQWAFNRRIIDATHEHAACYKPNAAFYEDGDGWRSLRETVAYAHGKDVPVLLDAKRADIGNTTRQYAKLLDEVDAITVNPYMGRDSLQPFLDRSEKGVFVLCRTSNPGGEDLQDLELASGERVYERVAALADLWNQHGNVGLVVGATAPEELESIREQVPDLPFLVPGIGAQGGDAEAAVEFGLADGVGLVNSSRGIIFAGEDRGEAFAGAAGDAARRLKRRLNRYRDAQ; translated from the coding sequence ATGACACGAGCGTTCTTCGACCGTCTGGCCGACCGCATCGACAGCGTCGACAGCGTCGTCTCCGTCGGCCTCGACGCCGACCGGTCGCGCATCCCCGACCACCTCGCGGACAAGGACCTGCCGCAGTGGGCGTTCAACCGCCGCATCATCGACGCGACGCACGAACACGCGGCGTGTTACAAGCCGAACGCGGCGTTCTACGAGGACGGCGACGGCTGGCGGTCGCTCCGGGAGACCGTCGCGTACGCCCACGGGAAGGACGTGCCCGTCCTCCTCGACGCCAAGCGGGCCGACATCGGCAACACGACCCGACAGTACGCGAAACTGCTGGACGAGGTGGACGCCATCACCGTCAACCCGTACATGGGCAGAGACTCCCTGCAACCGTTCCTCGACCGGTCGGAGAAGGGCGTGTTCGTCCTCTGTCGCACCTCGAACCCGGGCGGCGAGGACCTGCAGGACCTCGAACTCGCCTCGGGCGAACGCGTGTACGAACGCGTCGCCGCCCTCGCGGACCTGTGGAACCAGCACGGGAACGTCGGCCTCGTCGTCGGCGCGACGGCCCCCGAGGAGTTGGAGTCGATTCGCGAACAGGTGCCGGACCTGCCGTTCCTCGTTCCCGGCATCGGGGCGCAGGGCGGCGACGCCGAGGCGGCCGTGGAGTTCGGCCTCGCCGACGGCGTCGGCCTCGTGAACTCCTCGCGCGGCATCATCTTCGCCGGCGAGGACCGCGGAGAGGCGTTCGCGGGGGCCGCCGGCGACGCGGCGCGTCGGCTCAAGCGCCGACTCAACCGGTACCGCGACGCTCAGTAG
- a CDS encoding GTPBP1 family GTP-binding protein: MSADRAALHEALERGEEEGGNIEFKERLSRAVHLADGRLESLAAQLRHRVLSGDGTATYVVGVTDDGGIAGISPDAFSESMDVLSILADEAGAHIEDVETWGVGESPSRGLVGVATVTEGTALDADDDHIVVGTAGHVDHGKSTLVGSLVTGQADNGEGSTRGFLDVQPHEVERGLSADLSYAVYGFGDDGPVHLRNPHRKSDRARVVQESDRLVSFVDTVGHEPWLRTTIRGLVGQRLDYGLLVVAADDGPTKTTREHLGILLAMELPTVVAITKVDAVSEDRVQEVEREVERLLRDVERTPLRVERHGVEAAVEEISPSVVPVLRTSAVTMEGLDQLDAFFQRLPKTTADAREDFRMYIDRTYSVTGVGAVASGTVNSGSVEAGDELLVGPMADGSFREVEVRSIEMHYHRVDRAKTGRIVGIALKGVKESEIERGMVLLPADADPTPVRSFEADVMVLNHPTRIRDGYEPVVHLETVSEAVVFHPDGGQLLPGDTGEATVEFKFRPYLVEEGQRFVFREGSSKGVGTVTAIHED, encoded by the coding sequence ATGAGCGCTGACCGGGCCGCTCTGCACGAGGCCCTCGAGCGCGGCGAAGAGGAAGGCGGAAACATCGAGTTCAAAGAGCGACTCTCCCGCGCCGTCCACCTGGCGGACGGCCGCCTCGAGAGTCTGGCCGCTCAACTCCGACACCGGGTGCTCTCCGGCGACGGCACGGCGACGTACGTCGTCGGCGTCACCGACGACGGCGGCATCGCGGGCATCTCTCCCGACGCGTTCTCCGAGTCCATGGACGTGCTCTCCATCCTCGCAGACGAGGCCGGCGCGCACATCGAGGACGTGGAGACGTGGGGCGTCGGCGAGTCGCCGTCCCGCGGCCTCGTCGGCGTCGCGACGGTGACAGAGGGCACCGCCCTCGACGCAGACGACGACCACATCGTCGTCGGCACGGCGGGTCACGTCGACCACGGCAAGTCCACGCTCGTCGGCTCTCTGGTCACCGGACAGGCCGACAACGGCGAGGGGAGCACGCGCGGCTTCCTCGACGTGCAACCGCACGAGGTCGAACGCGGCCTCTCGGCGGACCTCTCGTACGCCGTCTACGGCTTCGGCGACGACGGCCCGGTCCACCTCCGCAACCCCCACCGCAAGTCCGACCGCGCCCGCGTCGTCCAGGAGTCCGACCGCCTCGTCTCCTTCGTCGACACCGTCGGTCACGAACCGTGGCTCAGAACGACGATTCGCGGCCTCGTCGGCCAGCGACTCGACTACGGCCTCCTCGTCGTCGCGGCGGACGACGGCCCGACGAAGACGACGCGCGAACACCTCGGCATCCTCCTGGCGATGGAACTGCCCACCGTCGTCGCCATCACGAAGGTGGACGCCGTGAGCGAGGACCGGGTGCAGGAGGTCGAACGCGAGGTCGAACGCCTCCTGCGCGACGTCGAACGCACCCCCCTCCGCGTCGAACGCCACGGCGTCGAGGCGGCCGTCGAGGAGATAAGCCCCTCGGTGGTCCCCGTCCTCCGGACCAGTGCGGTGACGATGGAGGGCCTCGACCAGTTGGACGCGTTCTTCCAGCGCCTGCCGAAGACCACCGCCGACGCCCGCGAGGACTTCCGGATGTACATCGACCGGACGTACTCGGTCACCGGCGTCGGCGCCGTCGCCTCCGGAACCGTCAACTCCGGCAGCGTCGAGGCGGGCGACGAACTCCTCGTCGGCCCGATGGCCGACGGGTCGTTCCGCGAGGTGGAGGTGCGCTCCATCGAGATGCACTACCACCGCGTGGACCGGGCGAAGACGGGCCGCATCGTCGGCATCGCCCTGAAAGGCGTCAAGGAGTCGGAGATAGAGCGCGGGATGGTGCTGCTCCCCGCCGACGCCGACCCCACGCCCGTGCGGTCGTTCGAGGCGGACGTGATGGTGCTGAACCACCCGACCCGCATCCGGGACGGCTACGAACCGGTCGTCCACCTCGAAACCGTGAGCGAGGCGGTGGTCTTCCACCCCGACGGCGGCCAACTCCTCCCCGGCGACACGGGGGAGGCGACGGTGGAGTTCAAGTTCCGCCCGTACCTCGTCGAGGAGGGCCAGCGGTTCGTCTTCCGCGAGGGGAGTTCGAAGGGCGTCGGCACCGTCACGGCGATTCACGAGGACTGA
- a CDS encoding DUF3267 domain-containing protein, whose translation MPESRFDPDDALVPETPAGYAEPTAFEYSLPVLMVLSVALVAVGILLFGSVLWAVQGPAVFETVFDVQQTETGFTLSLRLGLAAGVFVGTVLATVVVHELVHGLAYRRYGYRVSYGVAPFLGAAYACAFHQFQRREDVLVVTAAPLLLLDALLLPLLFVPVPLLAFAAFVALVFNTAGAAGDLYAIASLLRRPEGTLYYDSDVRHSYVFEPAS comes from the coding sequence ATGCCGGAGAGCCGATTCGACCCCGACGACGCGCTGGTCCCGGAGACGCCCGCGGGGTACGCCGAGCCGACGGCGTTCGAGTACTCGCTCCCGGTCCTGATGGTGCTGTCCGTCGCCCTCGTCGCCGTCGGGATACTGCTGTTCGGCTCGGTTCTGTGGGCCGTGCAGGGCCCCGCCGTCTTCGAGACGGTGTTCGACGTGCAGCAGACGGAGACCGGATTCACCCTCTCGCTCCGACTCGGACTCGCCGCGGGCGTCTTCGTCGGCACCGTCCTCGCCACCGTCGTGGTTCACGAACTCGTCCACGGACTCGCCTACCGGCGGTACGGCTACCGCGTCAGTTACGGCGTCGCGCCGTTCCTCGGCGCGGCGTACGCCTGCGCATTCCACCAGTTTCAGCGGCGCGAGGACGTCCTCGTCGTCACCGCGGCGCCGTTGCTCCTCCTCGACGCCCTCCTGCTCCCCCTCCTGTTCGTGCCCGTCCCCCTCCTCGCGTTCGCGGCGTTCGTCGCTCTCGTGTTCAACACCGCCGGCGCCGCGGGCGACCTGTACGCCATCGCGTCACTCCTCCGACGGCCCGAGGGGACGCTCTACTACGACAGCGACGTCCGCCACTCGTACGTCTTCGAACCGGCGTCGTGA
- a CDS encoding DUF5817 domain-containing protein, translated as MYAVVGCTECGSMWLLTDPRQSKTANCPRCGRTHQTKKLRTFIETEDREAARQARAALLAKKHGDSEAFAETAHVSEMEESVAESGVDDEEYLEASGLDADEVASAGERAMGGASSSPNRVDVVREAIRATDRPTEDEVAAYAAERGVPDAAARDLLEKLTRRGEVSESRGRYRLL; from the coding sequence ATGTACGCGGTGGTCGGGTGTACCGAGTGCGGCAGCATGTGGCTGCTCACCGACCCGAGACAGTCGAAGACGGCCAACTGTCCGCGGTGCGGGCGGACGCACCAGACGAAGAAACTGCGGACGTTCATCGAGACGGAGGACCGCGAAGCGGCCAGACAGGCCCGCGCCGCCCTCCTCGCGAAGAAGCACGGCGACAGCGAGGCGTTCGCCGAGACGGCGCACGTCTCTGAGATGGAGGAGTCGGTCGCCGAGTCCGGCGTCGACGACGAGGAGTACCTCGAAGCGTCGGGTCTCGACGCCGACGAAGTCGCGTCGGCGGGCGAACGGGCGATGGGCGGGGCGTCGTCGTCGCCGAATCGCGTCGACGTGGTTCGCGAGGCGATTCGGGCGACGGACCGGCCGACGGAGGACGAGGTGGCCGCCTACGCCGCAGAGCGCGGCGTCCCCGACGCGGCGGCGCGTGACCTCCTCGAAAAACTGACCAGACGCGGCGAGGTGTCGGAGTCGCGCGGTCGGTACCGACTGCTCTGA
- a CDS encoding amidohydrolase codes for MTDAADLVLLDGEVHTLCDPDETHEAIAVRDGRIVRLGKSYDVQFLVGTETETVDLGGDVVLPGFVDAHTHLDMVGRSLVHADLADAAGPDDCVNRLRERAAELGGDDADEWVLGYGYDESAWAESRYLTRDDLDAVSTDRPVAAFREDMHVASLNSVALDRHLPEMPDGDVRYDGDDPTGVVVEEAVDAVYEAVEPDRAETEELLRAAQAAANERGVTGVHDMTRNSAKPGVYRDLDRRGDLTLRVRINYWADHLDSVVDAGLRTNHGSEMVRTGAIKTFTDGSFGGRTAKLSEPYSDDPSETGSWVVDPDELSDVVSRADAHGLQLSAHAIGDEAVRAVLDAYEDCDSPGESRHRVEHAELADDEAIRRFAESGVVASVQPNFLKWAGEGGLYDSRLGDRRTETNRYAAFADAGVPLAFGSDCMPLDPLLGVHHAVNAPEAEQRLGVTEALRAYTAGAAYAGFDEDRLGTIEAGKAADLTVLAESPWEADSIRDIDVSATVVAGDVVYERDA; via the coding sequence ATGACAGACGCCGCGGACCTCGTCCTCCTCGACGGCGAGGTGCACACGCTCTGCGACCCCGACGAGACGCACGAGGCGATCGCCGTCCGCGACGGCCGAATCGTCCGCCTCGGCAAGTCCTACGACGTGCAGTTCCTCGTCGGCACCGAGACGGAGACAGTCGACCTCGGGGGCGACGTGGTCCTCCCGGGGTTCGTCGACGCGCACACCCACCTCGACATGGTCGGGCGGTCCCTCGTCCACGCGGACCTCGCGGACGCCGCGGGCCCCGACGACTGCGTGAATCGACTCCGCGAACGGGCGGCCGAACTCGGCGGCGACGACGCCGACGAGTGGGTCCTCGGATACGGCTACGACGAGAGCGCGTGGGCCGAGTCGCGGTACCTCACGCGCGATGACCTCGACGCCGTCTCGACGGACCGGCCCGTCGCCGCGTTCCGCGAGGACATGCACGTCGCCTCGCTGAACTCGGTCGCGTTGGACCGCCACCTGCCCGAGATGCCGGACGGAGACGTGCGATACGACGGCGACGACCCCACCGGCGTCGTCGTGGAGGAGGCCGTCGACGCGGTGTACGAGGCGGTGGAACCGGACCGGGCGGAGACGGAGGAACTCCTCCGTGCGGCGCAGGCGGCGGCGAACGAACGCGGCGTCACCGGCGTCCACGACATGACGCGCAACTCGGCGAAACCGGGCGTCTACCGCGACTTGGACCGGCGGGGCGACCTGACGCTCCGCGTCCGCATCAACTACTGGGCCGACCACCTCGACAGCGTGGTAGACGCCGGTCTGCGGACGAACCACGGGAGCGAGATGGTCCGCACCGGGGCGATAAAGACGTTCACCGACGGGTCGTTCGGCGGGCGGACGGCGAAACTCTCCGAACCGTACAGCGACGACCCGTCGGAGACGGGGTCGTGGGTCGTCGACCCCGACGAGTTGTCGGACGTCGTCTCGCGGGCCGACGCGCACGGCCTCCAACTGTCCGCGCACGCCATCGGAGACGAGGCGGTGCGTGCGGTCCTCGACGCGTACGAGGACTGCGACAGTCCGGGCGAGAGCCGACACCGCGTCGAACACGCGGAACTCGCGGACGACGAGGCGATTCGGCGGTTCGCCGAGTCGGGCGTCGTCGCCTCGGTCCAGCCGAACTTCCTCAAGTGGGCCGGCGAGGGCGGCCTGTACGACTCGCGCCTCGGCGACCGGCGGACGGAGACGAACCGCTACGCCGCCTTCGCCGACGCGGGCGTCCCCCTCGCGTTCGGGAGCGACTGCATGCCGCTGGACCCCCTCCTCGGCGTCCACCACGCGGTGAACGCCCCCGAAGCGGAGCAACGACTCGGCGTGACGGAGGCCCTCCGCGCGTACACCGCCGGCGCGGCGTACGCCGGGTTCGACGAGGACCGACTCGGAACCATCGAGGCGGGGAAGGCGGCCGACCTGACGGTGCTGGCCGAGTCGCCGTGGGAGGCCGACTCGATACGCGACATCGACGTCTCGGCCACCGTCGTCGCCGGCGACGTGGTGTACGAACGCGACGCGTAG
- the hmgA gene encoding hydroxymethylglutaryl-CoA reductase (NADPH) yields the protein MTDATTAEALAERVREGELRLHELEDHADADTATAARRLLVEAQSGASLDAVGDYGFPAERADPNIENMVGTVQVPMGVAGPVEIRGGSLDGERYLPLATTEGALLASVNRGCSVLNEAGGANARVLKSGMTRAPVFRVADVVAAEALVEWVRDNEDTLAEAAEETTSHGELLDVTPYVVGDSVYLRFRYDTKDAMGMNMVTIATRAACDVVEAETDASLVAVSGNLCTDKKPAAINAVEGRGRSVTADVTIPREVVEDRLHTTPEAVAELNTRKNLVGSAKAASLGFNAHVANVVAAMFLATGQDAAQVVEGSNAITTADVRDGDLYVSVSVASLEVGTVGGGTKLPTQAEGLDVLGVRGGGDPAGSNADALAEAIAVGALAGELNLLSALASRHLSSAHAELGR from the coding sequence ATGACCGACGCTACGACGGCCGAAGCACTCGCCGAACGCGTCCGGGAGGGCGAGTTGCGACTCCACGAACTCGAAGACCACGCGGACGCCGACACGGCGACGGCGGCCCGCCGCCTCCTCGTCGAAGCGCAGTCGGGGGCGTCGCTGGACGCCGTCGGCGACTACGGCTTCCCGGCCGAACGCGCCGACCCCAACATCGAGAACATGGTCGGGACCGTGCAGGTGCCGATGGGCGTCGCCGGCCCTGTCGAGATACGCGGCGGCAGTCTCGACGGCGAGCGCTACCTCCCCCTGGCGACGACTGAGGGGGCCCTCCTCGCGAGCGTCAACCGCGGCTGTTCGGTCCTGAACGAGGCCGGCGGCGCGAACGCGCGCGTCCTGAAGTCCGGGATGACCCGCGCCCCCGTCTTCCGCGTCGCCGACGTGGTGGCGGCCGAAGCGCTGGTCGAGTGGGTCCGCGACAACGAGGACACCCTCGCGGAGGCGGCCGAGGAGACGACCAGTCACGGCGAACTACTGGACGTGACGCCGTACGTCGTCGGTGACTCCGTCTACCTACGCTTCCGCTACGACACGAAGGACGCGATGGGGATGAACATGGTCACCATCGCCACGCGGGCGGCCTGCGACGTGGTCGAAGCGGAGACGGACGCCTCCCTCGTGGCCGTCTCGGGCAACCTCTGCACCGACAAGAAACCCGCGGCGATAAACGCCGTCGAAGGACGGGGACGCTCCGTCACCGCCGACGTGACCATCCCGCGCGAGGTGGTCGAAGACCGACTGCACACGACGCCCGAGGCGGTGGCCGAGTTGAACACCCGCAAGAACCTCGTCGGGTCGGCGAAGGCGGCCAGTCTGGGGTTCAACGCCCACGTCGCCAACGTCGTCGCCGCGATGTTCCTCGCCACCGGACAGGACGCCGCGCAGGTGGTGGAGGGGTCCAACGCCATCACCACCGCGGACGTGCGGGACGGCGACCTGTACGTCTCCGTCTCCGTCGCCAGTCTCGAAGTCGGCACCGTCGGCGGCGGGACGAAACTACCGACGCAGGCCGAGGGACTCGACGTCCTCGGCGTCCGGGGGGGCGGTGACCCCGCGGGGTCGAACGCCGACGCCCTCGCGGAGGCCATCGCCGTCGGCGCTCTCGCGGGTGAACTCAACTTACTCTCCGCACTCGCGTCGCGGCACCTCTCCAGCGCGCACGCCGAACTCGGGCGGTAG
- a CDS encoding GIY-YIG nuclease family protein, with protein MELSGYAFGRVCDVEPDRTDRGVVDVHVPQSDYDRRDEKAVHDYGWGPFCSFGVPDDGTHCPGVYAIAVEDDVVYVGETKDLYEQFANGYGRISPANCFAGGQQTNCRLNTAIFHAARAGDRVSLHLHATDDFGGTEEENRALRRIIKDDLVTALDPAWNKGNGTAETGASEAETPAEGAERPAAETEARTTEREARPTDAGSPTTDADPSTPRPSVDGTESEFVPAAPEAERTGSARSTTERPEASERAETTEPSTPLERPEPTECGTADRAERSERPVDAPADDAEADEFAELRAYLADHEHDRIERTFADLEVVLDGHLPTEARRWQRWWTNDESSHPHSRAWLRAGYEVAEVSLPEGRVVFERRERDGTGSASVERPPVGRVSPRRRE; from the coding sequence ATGGAACTGAGTGGGTACGCGTTCGGTCGGGTCTGCGACGTCGAACCCGACCGGACCGACAGGGGAGTCGTCGACGTGCACGTCCCGCAGTCCGACTACGACAGGCGCGACGAGAAGGCCGTCCACGACTACGGCTGGGGGCCGTTCTGCTCGTTCGGCGTCCCCGACGACGGGACGCACTGCCCCGGCGTCTACGCCATCGCCGTCGAGGACGACGTCGTCTACGTCGGCGAGACGAAGGACCTCTACGAGCAGTTCGCCAACGGCTACGGCCGCATCTCCCCGGCGAACTGCTTCGCGGGCGGCCAGCAGACCAACTGCCGACTGAACACGGCCATCTTCCACGCCGCCCGCGCGGGCGACCGTGTGTCGCTGCACCTGCACGCGACGGACGACTTCGGCGGCACCGAAGAGGAGAACCGGGCGCTCCGCCGCATCATCAAAGACGACCTGGTGACGGCGCTCGACCCCGCCTGGAACAAGGGGAACGGAACCGCCGAGACCGGGGCGTCCGAGGCCGAGACGCCAGCCGAGGGGGCCGAACGCCCGGCGGCCGAGACGGAGGCGCGAACGACCGAGAGAGAGGCGCGGCCGACCGACGCCGGGTCACCGACGACCGACGCCGACCCGTCGACGCCCCGTCCGTCCGTCGACGGGACGGAGTCGGAGTTCGTCCCCGCCGCGCCCGAAGCGGAACGGACGGGGTCGGCCCGGTCGACGACGGAGCGTCCGGAGGCGAGCGAGCGTGCCGAGACGACCGAGCCCTCGACGCCGCTGGAGCGACCGGAACCGACCGAGTGCGGGACTGCGGACCGCGCTGAACGCTCGGAGCGGCCGGTGGACGCCCCGGCCGACGACGCCGAGGCCGACGAGTTCGCCGAACTGCGCGCCTACCTCGCGGACCACGAACACGACCGAATCGAGCGGACGTTCGCGGACCTGGAAGTCGTCCTCGACGGCCACCTCCCGACCGAGGCGCGGCGGTGGCAGCGCTGGTGGACGAACGACGAGTCGTCGCACCCGCACTCGCGAGCGTGGCTTCGAGCGGGATACGAGGTGGCCGAGGTGTCGCTGCCCGAGGGCCGCGTCGTCTTCGAGCGTCGCGAACGCGACGGGACGGGTTCGGCGTCGGTCGAACGGCCGCCGGTCGGCCGCGTCTCACCACGGCGGCGGGAGTAG
- a CDS encoding sensor histidine kinase — translation MAPDRERSARAEDDDGSLSPSDADPAVLLVGDADETAAALRESGFAVTPVAAETEATTEFDCLVVVADSAAALSDLDSVHSAVPVVFVAAGETDAAAAFEAGADEFVPAANAADPTVLDARVRGVVARATNALLEADLARERSLLDAIFETVPAHLYVKDREGRHVRVSEAYVDDTERFLGKTDYEVFPHESSRETYEDDVRIMETGDPLFDQEEPIISSDTHKFSLRHLLEEHGDVETATGNWVLTSKVPWRDEDGTVVGLVGFTVDISEQKAQRKRLERQNERLEEFAGIVSHDLRSPLNVAQGYLELLAESVDDADARANLERVEQAHRRMARLIEDVLSLARQGTIVDSPDSTHVGDAATHAWQTAVTGSRATLRVETGDLTVEADVGRLYDLFGNLFANAVEHVGDDVTVRVGALEDGFFVEDDGPGIPAEDRDTVFETGYSTDPDGTGFGLAIVRRIAEAHGWTASVTEAVSGGARFEFRAESHSNGPFEDAGDPRAGRYGSAARSEDVGR, via the coding sequence ATGGCACCCGACCGAGAGCGGTCCGCACGCGCCGAGGACGACGACGGGTCGCTCTCGCCCTCGGATGCCGACCCGGCCGTCCTCCTCGTCGGCGACGCCGACGAGACGGCCGCCGCACTCCGTGAGTCGGGGTTCGCCGTCACGCCCGTCGCCGCCGAGACCGAGGCGACGACGGAGTTCGACTGCCTCGTCGTCGTCGCCGACAGTGCCGCCGCCCTCTCGGACCTCGATTCGGTCCACTCCGCCGTCCCCGTCGTGTTCGTCGCCGCCGGCGAGACGGACGCCGCGGCGGCGTTCGAGGCGGGTGCCGACGAGTTCGTCCCGGCCGCAAACGCCGCCGACCCGACGGTCCTCGACGCCCGCGTCCGCGGCGTCGTCGCCCGCGCGACGAACGCCCTCCTCGAAGCCGACCTGGCGCGCGAGCGAAGCCTCCTCGACGCCATCTTCGAGACGGTGCCGGCGCACCTGTACGTGAAGGACCGCGAGGGGCGGCACGTCCGCGTGAGCGAGGCGTACGTGGACGACACCGAGCGGTTCCTGGGCAAGACCGACTACGAGGTGTTCCCCCACGAGTCGTCCAGAGAGACGTACGAGGACGACGTGCGCATCATGGAGACGGGCGACCCCCTGTTCGACCAGGAGGAGCCGATAATCTCCTCGGACACGCACAAGTTCTCGCTGCGACACCTCCTCGAGGAACACGGCGACGTGGAGACGGCGACGGGCAACTGGGTCCTCACCTCGAAGGTACCGTGGCGCGACGAGGACGGCACGGTGGTGGGCCTTGTCGGGTTCACCGTCGACATCTCCGAGCAGAAGGCGCAGCGAAAACGGCTCGAACGGCAGAACGAACGGTTAGAGGAGTTCGCCGGCATCGTCAGCCACGACCTTCGCTCGCCGCTGAACGTGGCGCAGGGCTACCTCGAACTCCTCGCGGAGTCCGTCGACGACGCCGACGCGCGGGCCAACCTCGAACGGGTGGAACAGGCGCACCGTCGCATGGCCCGCCTCATCGAGGACGTACTCTCGTTGGCCCGACAGGGCACGATAGTCGACTCGCCCGACTCGACGCACGTCGGCGACGCGGCGACGCACGCCTGGCAGACGGCGGTGACCGGGAGTCGCGCGACGCTTCGGGTGGAGACGGGCGACCTGACCGTCGAGGCGGACGTCGGGCGCCTCTACGACCTGTTCGGGAACCTGTTCGCGAACGCCGTCGAACACGTCGGCGACGACGTCACCGTCCGCGTCGGCGCACTCGAGGACGGCTTCTTCGTCGAGGACGACGGCCCGGGCATCCCCGCCGAGGACCGCGACACCGTGTTCGAGACGGGGTACTCCACGGACCCCGACGGCACCGGGTTCGGACTCGCTATCGTGCGGCGAATCGCCGAAGCGCACGGTTGGACCGCCTCGGTCACCGAAGCGGTGTCGGGCGGCGCGCGCTTCGAGTTCCGCGCGGAGTCGCACTCGAACGGCCCGTTCGAGGACGCCGGCGACCCCCGTGCCGGTCGCTACGGGTCCGCGGCCCGTTCCGAGGACGTCGGCCGCTGA
- a CDS encoding HAD family hydrolase yields MTDSSVEAVLFDLDDTLVRYRRSTATVLSEAFEACGVGPLFPVDAYYDRFDEFADWDTPMAELRRNCFAAICEARGHDPDVGRRVADAFAASRDHRNVELLPEAERVLRTLADRYRVGVVTNGPKDAQSKKVDASGVGDIVETVVYAAHETAPKPDPEPFRVALDRLDTAPERAVHVGNSVESDVRGAAAAGLRSVWIPASPPDADAATASADHRLDGLAGLLPPPW; encoded by the coding sequence GTGACAGATTCGTCCGTCGAAGCCGTCCTGTTCGACCTCGACGACACGCTCGTCCGGTACCGCCGGTCGACGGCGACGGTGCTGTCCGAGGCGTTCGAGGCGTGCGGGGTGGGACCGCTGTTCCCCGTCGACGCCTACTACGACCGGTTCGACGAGTTCGCCGACTGGGACACGCCGATGGCCGAACTCCGCCGGAACTGCTTCGCCGCCATCTGCGAGGCGCGCGGTCACGACCCCGACGTGGGGCGACGGGTCGCCGACGCCTTCGCGGCGTCGCGTGACCACCGGAACGTCGAACTGCTCCCGGAGGCCGAACGCGTCCTCCGAACGCTCGCGGACCGCTACCGCGTCGGCGTCGTCACCAACGGCCCGAAGGACGCGCAGTCGAAGAAAGTCGACGCCAGCGGCGTCGGTGACATCGTCGAGACGGTGGTGTACGCGGCGCACGAGACGGCGCCGAAACCGGACCCGGAACCGTTCCGCGTCGCGCTCGACCGACTCGACACCGCGCCCGAACGCGCCGTCCACGTCGGGAACTCCGTCGAGTCCGACGTGCGCGGGGCCGCCGCCGCGGGTCTGCGCTCGGTGTGGATTCCGGCGTCGCCCCCGGACGCCGACGCGGCGACGGCGAGCGCCGACCACCGACTCGACGGGTTGGCGGGACTACTCCCGCCGCCGTGGTGA